A stretch of the Pseudomonas sp. ACM7 genome encodes the following:
- a CDS encoding Tc toxin subunit A: MLGAIGQSRSMTMTGSSLRPSQQLLVNLFDEARIARLGTLQAFMDKGGNVFDLVQRRHADLCKEFKLTAHEGRLLLQRSYSLARYLAREFREQRLTRHEDAGRGPRTGVRALVDGPTFADLFKPDLANSSPAGSIESSVSPVAYLMSIIQWALLNVEPSGAPGQSIGLNVRRPDLWALLIDEGAVNRVEPAISIVTEVLMANIEANKQVPLDIDGLLITARYPNTLPFDRSWQTIEHAVKARRTSNLLGDIVRLTDLQYPYFKETGARGANSDIALRMTSGLAPGQQALLTEPGRTPASSSLGDKRPALPWVNPRTRHVVEPSNTPIEDFFRDNFNCERYQELLDLDAFSRATQLDQTGVEALFSIGSFAPVLSPNAPALLRGRDPLKPIDETNPAAPTTPVDFGSVYVNGGQGEPISLQRVSNGNAVNFRLRNLDSSNQHRFDRINRKVRLDRWLGLAAYETDQLIIASINAENRGGSARVKVIWITDDTMRSIGLFQELRGDYGCTAEECAAFLDVVSVYGRGKELSQFDRIYNAQSLFLKPLQIDDVEFSVVPQNDEDQRTADHICAALGITFSTYRYLAVLIAIAHDPEAGASAMKLKRSLSVLSSFYRLPRLFGISPLEGVALLNFLDTENDGWLAQLAGPTQVALHRLTTQTDTLSVIHAALTAVFWSRHEQLSAMWLMQHVQPVQVPVAAADAELKLLEQLNTQLQPVRMSEVLLLDAGVPPDKPLRGWMQLLAELVDGAGLIIGRSGESENSYRDRASVEINAAVKAAGVPLESMPWVEDTILTAVLKTRTGQRTVVQESFAVYLELSSDLVLPVIDWSGGNVYQLLDQAIKAIPAGLPAEAAEEPVEPPEPEESERREFLRLLVELSRRSSVAREIKLSSAMLVQYLEGGQSTWFGVEDRSELSLRTIFYLTLYGRAVKLARQPAEKLLDYLKMVNQLPEDLSEDALSLVRDAAAGKLADFFGCGIRDVLECAAHVNPPAQDGSEAPKPLIRNLPQLALLLRLLEGEELTGMGFTTLLTLGRLTPKSSDEAYREAAERALESLSRASVDGQDEPLGEFGQSLDVRCQVDNKKLVANVPGEMATFTLVLRNFAGELMKYVDVYWSHSGVGVLLDYATRTDHEGKTSTRLLADSEMGAAHVSYRLDMREEVHAGTVVIDCGDALYFETFSKEVVPDRELLADGKDTARVSVRVIDEYGNLAIGKPISWSSMLGTISPEETFTNSEGIARVYLTSRQPGAERVIARHALSGEAAVFTDIRFVDEPRIKAFYIDSAAVSGRSLRLVCDVIGLDGEGYAGYDVRWSVGINVGTAKTDEHGRAVWTSRLDSAGESEVTAEVGTLGLQERIEIFVAEDVLITDWSTDYRAPVAGAREPSMLWIELKDSLSDGARPITKYPVRWSIESSSKKGAAPQSITIETDSAGRSTFPFKVSNEGTYKVTAQPEDQDSGKVFNLTVEAAFIWDVKLFRLEDGVEHPVEQVNDTLPLLRNSRYRLEIEPVSALPEREKATAVVGWSAVHSAAAMGITFTPRLAATEAFKPGEPLSWLIDCADVRDGDFQLALNCSQVSELLFLPGTLRKPAAS, from the coding sequence ATGCTCGGCGCTATCGGTCAATCAAGGAGCATGACAATGACAGGTTCCAGTCTTCGTCCCAGCCAGCAACTGCTGGTTAATCTCTTCGATGAGGCGCGCATTGCCCGGTTGGGCACGTTGCAGGCGTTCATGGACAAGGGCGGTAACGTGTTCGATCTGGTGCAGCGACGCCACGCCGATCTGTGCAAGGAGTTCAAACTCACCGCGCACGAGGGGCGTCTGTTGCTGCAGCGCAGTTACAGCCTGGCCCGGTACCTGGCGCGTGAGTTCCGCGAGCAGCGTTTGACGCGCCACGAGGATGCCGGCCGCGGGCCGCGTACCGGCGTGCGAGCGCTGGTTGACGGGCCGACGTTCGCCGATCTGTTCAAGCCGGATCTGGCCAACAGCAGCCCCGCCGGGTCTATTGAATCGAGCGTTTCCCCGGTGGCGTACCTGATGTCGATCATTCAATGGGCGTTACTCAATGTTGAGCCCAGCGGGGCGCCAGGGCAAAGCATTGGTCTGAACGTGCGACGTCCCGATCTGTGGGCTCTTTTGATCGACGAGGGCGCGGTCAATCGTGTGGAACCGGCGATCAGTATCGTGACCGAGGTGTTGATGGCCAACATCGAAGCCAACAAGCAGGTCCCGTTGGACATCGACGGTTTGCTGATCACCGCGCGCTACCCCAACACACTACCTTTCGACCGCTCCTGGCAAACCATTGAACATGCCGTCAAGGCTCGCAGGACGTCCAACCTGCTGGGCGATATCGTGCGCCTGACTGACTTGCAGTATCCGTACTTCAAGGAAACGGGTGCCCGTGGTGCCAATTCCGATATTGCCTTGCGCATGACGTCAGGCCTGGCACCCGGACAGCAGGCGCTGTTGACCGAGCCTGGGCGCACGCCCGCCTCGTCCTCCCTCGGTGATAAAAGACCGGCGCTGCCCTGGGTCAACCCGCGAACCCGGCATGTCGTTGAGCCATCGAATACTCCGATCGAGGACTTTTTTCGGGACAACTTCAACTGTGAACGCTATCAGGAATTGCTGGACCTCGATGCGTTCAGCCGGGCCACGCAGCTTGATCAGACCGGGGTGGAGGCGCTGTTTTCCATTGGCTCGTTTGCCCCTGTGTTGTCTCCCAATGCCCCGGCCCTGCTCAGGGGGCGAGACCCGCTCAAGCCGATCGACGAAACGAATCCTGCCGCACCGACCACCCCGGTCGATTTCGGATCGGTGTATGTCAATGGTGGCCAGGGAGAGCCGATCTCTCTGCAAAGGGTGAGCAACGGCAACGCAGTGAATTTCAGGCTCCGGAATCTGGACAGCAGCAACCAGCATCGTTTTGACCGCATCAATCGCAAGGTGCGCCTGGATCGCTGGCTGGGTCTGGCGGCCTACGAGACTGACCAATTGATCATTGCGTCAATCAACGCCGAAAACCGTGGAGGATCGGCGCGCGTCAAAGTCATCTGGATCACTGATGACACGATGCGCTCTATTGGCCTGTTTCAAGAGTTGCGAGGCGATTACGGCTGTACGGCGGAAGAGTGTGCGGCCTTTCTGGACGTTGTTTCGGTGTATGGGCGGGGCAAGGAACTCTCGCAGTTCGACCGTATTTACAACGCGCAATCGTTGTTCCTCAAGCCACTGCAGATCGATGACGTCGAGTTCTCCGTGGTCCCGCAAAACGACGAAGATCAACGTACCGCCGATCACATTTGTGCGGCCCTGGGCATTACCTTCAGCACTTACCGGTATCTGGCCGTGTTGATTGCGATTGCCCATGACCCGGAGGCCGGCGCGTCGGCCATGAAGCTCAAGCGCAGCCTCTCGGTGCTATCGAGTTTTTATCGACTGCCTCGCTTGTTTGGCATCAGCCCGTTGGAAGGGGTGGCGCTGCTGAATTTTCTGGATACCGAAAACGATGGTTGGCTCGCTCAACTGGCGGGGCCTACGCAGGTTGCCCTGCACAGACTCACGACGCAGACCGATACGTTGAGTGTTATCCATGCAGCGCTTACGGCAGTGTTTTGGAGCCGGCACGAACAGTTGAGCGCAATGTGGCTGATGCAGCATGTGCAGCCGGTGCAGGTGCCGGTGGCGGCGGCCGATGCGGAACTCAAGTTGCTGGAGCAATTGAATACCCAGCTGCAACCGGTACGCATGAGCGAAGTGCTACTGCTGGACGCAGGGGTACCACCCGACAAGCCCCTTCGAGGCTGGATGCAGCTGCTTGCAGAGTTGGTGGACGGTGCCGGGCTGATAATCGGCCGGAGCGGGGAGTCCGAAAACAGTTACCGGGACCGCGCCAGTGTGGAAATCAATGCGGCAGTGAAGGCCGCCGGCGTTCCGTTAGAGAGCATGCCCTGGGTAGAAGACACCATCCTGACGGCGGTATTAAAGACCCGGACGGGACAGCGCACGGTGGTGCAGGAAAGTTTTGCGGTGTATCTGGAGTTGTCTTCGGACCTGGTATTGCCGGTTATCGACTGGTCGGGCGGTAATGTCTATCAACTCCTTGACCAGGCGATCAAGGCCATTCCCGCAGGCCTGCCGGCGGAAGCCGCCGAGGAGCCGGTTGAGCCCCCTGAACCTGAGGAGTCCGAGCGACGGGAGTTTTTGCGGTTGCTCGTCGAATTGAGCCGGCGCAGTAGCGTGGCCCGCGAGATCAAGCTCAGTTCGGCGATGTTGGTGCAGTACCTGGAAGGTGGACAATCGACCTGGTTCGGCGTGGAGGACAGAAGCGAGCTGTCACTCAGAACCATCTTCTATCTGACTCTGTACGGTCGGGCCGTGAAACTGGCCAGGCAACCGGCTGAGAAACTGCTCGACTACTTGAAAATGGTCAATCAACTGCCCGAGGACCTCTCCGAGGATGCCCTGAGCCTGGTACGTGATGCGGCGGCCGGGAAGTTGGCCGACTTTTTCGGCTGTGGCATCAGAGACGTTCTGGAGTGCGCCGCCCATGTCAACCCGCCTGCGCAGGACGGATCCGAGGCACCCAAACCGCTGATCCGCAACCTGCCGCAACTGGCGTTGCTGTTGCGATTACTGGAAGGCGAGGAGCTGACAGGCATGGGGTTCACAACGTTGCTGACGTTGGGACGTTTGACGCCTAAAAGCAGCGACGAAGCCTATCGCGAGGCCGCAGAGCGTGCGCTGGAAAGCCTGTCGCGGGCGTCTGTGGACGGACAGGACGAGCCCCTTGGCGAGTTCGGCCAAAGCCTTGATGTACGTTGCCAGGTGGACAACAAAAAACTGGTGGCCAATGTGCCGGGTGAAATGGCGACCTTCACTCTGGTCCTGCGCAACTTCGCCGGTGAGTTGATGAAGTATGTCGATGTGTACTGGAGCCACAGCGGAGTCGGGGTGCTGTTGGATTACGCCACCCGTACCGACCATGAGGGCAAGACGTCGACCCGATTGCTGGCCGACAGTGAAATGGGCGCTGCTCATGTGTCGTATAGGCTGGACATGCGTGAAGAGGTCCATGCGGGCACCGTAGTGATTGATTGCGGTGATGCTCTGTACTTTGAGACGTTCAGTAAAGAGGTCGTGCCGGATCGCGAATTGCTGGCCGATGGAAAAGACACCGCCAGGGTTTCGGTGCGGGTCATCGATGAATATGGAAACCTGGCCATCGGCAAGCCGATTTCCTGGTCCTCGATGTTGGGCACGATCAGTCCGGAAGAAACCTTCACCAACAGCGAGGGTATCGCCAGAGTGTACTTGACGAGCCGGCAGCCGGGGGCGGAGAGAGTCATTGCCCGCCATGCGCTCAGCGGGGAGGCCGCAGTGTTCACCGACATCAGATTTGTCGATGAGCCCCGCATCAAAGCCTTTTATATCGATTCGGCAGCCGTGTCTGGCCGGTCGTTGCGGTTGGTATGTGATGTGATCGGGTTAGACGGTGAAGGGTATGCGGGCTACGACGTTCGATGGAGTGTGGGAATCAATGTGGGAACCGCGAAGACCGATGAACACGGTCGTGCTGTCTGGACGTCCAGGTTGGACAGCGCAGGTGAATCGGAGGTGACGGCGGAAGTCGGCACGCTCGGTCTGCAGGAACGTATAGAGATCTTCGTGGCTGAGGATGTGTTGATTACGGACTGGTCCACCGACTATAGGGCGCCTGTCGCGGGGGCGCGTGAGCCGAGCATGCTCTGGATCGAGCTCAAGGACAGCCTCTCGGACGGTGCTCGTCCGATCACGAAGTATCCGGTCAGATGGAGCATTGAATCGAGCTCGAAAAAAGGGGCCGCCCCCCAAAGCATTACGATCGAAACCGATTCGGCCGGGCGCTCGACGTTCCCATTCAAGGTCAGTAACGAAGGGACGTACAAGGTAACGGCACAACCGGAAGACCAGGACTCCGGGAAGGTTTTCAACCTGACCGTCGAGGCGGCTTTCATATGGGACGTCAAGCTCTTCAGGCTGGAGGACGGCGTCGAACACCCCGTAGAACAGGTGAACGACACGCTGCCCTTGCTGAGAAACAGTCGCTACCGGCTGGAGATCGAGCCGGTGAGTGCGCTGCCCGAAAGGGAAAAGGCGACCGCCGTTGTCGGCTGGAGTGCCGTCCATAGCGCCGCCGCAATGGGCATAACGTTCACGCCAAGGCTTGCCGCTACCGAAGCGTTTAAACCGGGCGAACCGTTGTCCTGGCTCATCGATTGCGCCGATGTGCGCGATGGCGATTTCCAGTTGGCACTCAATTGCTCGCAAGTGAGCGAGCTTTTATTTTTGCCGGGCACGTTGAGAAAACCTGCCGCGAGCTGA
- a CDS encoding DUF6124 family protein: MFKPTPNPPETNPVSPYSTLDSKKLHAAADKALDHYLKPDINHLRSSQDRAMKMFTVVPDANPEALTIETYEAFSTVSILLLDLAESLDDRPRHLAMAIYRMSELGLMLVERSLANEMAIKTT, from the coding sequence ATGTTCAAACCAACACCGAATCCCCCCGAAACCAACCCGGTTTCCCCCTACTCCACCCTCGATTCAAAAAAGCTCCACGCCGCTGCCGACAAGGCGCTGGACCATTACCTCAAACCCGACATCAACCACCTCCGCTCTTCCCAGGACCGCGCCATGAAAATGTTCACCGTTGTCCCCGATGCCAATCCCGAAGCCTTGACCATCGAGACCTACGAGGCCTTTTCGACCGTCAGCATTCTGCTGCTCGACCTGGCTGAAAGCCTGGACGACAGACCGCGTCACCTGGCGATGGCGATTTATCGGATGAGTGAGTTGGGGTTGATGCTGGTGGAGCGGTCACTGGCGAACGAGATGGCGATCAAGACGACGTAG
- a CDS encoding PilZ domain-containing protein, protein MFTDRRIERHQLPYFLRVFNSVTDKPIGFLGNVSEDGLMLISQLPMMIGADFDLRLKIPASDGCMQVIDLQACCLWCHEDTTPHHYDAGFSLQRAPPEYGQLISALKRYFSFQSLPASA, encoded by the coding sequence ATGTTCACTGACCGCCGGATCGAGCGGCATCAACTGCCGTATTTTCTAAGAGTGTTCAACAGCGTCACCGACAAACCCATCGGCTTTCTGGGCAACGTGTCCGAAGACGGGCTGATGCTGATCAGTCAGTTGCCGATGATGATCGGCGCCGATTTCGATTTGCGCCTGAAAATCCCTGCCAGCGATGGCTGCATGCAGGTCATTGATCTTCAGGCGTGTTGCCTGTGGTGCCATGAAGACACGACCCCTCACCACTATGACGCCGGGTTCAGCCTGCAACGGGCCCCGCCGGAGTATGGGCAACTGATCAGCGCCTTGAAGCGATACTTCAGTTTTCAGTCGTTGCCTGCCTCTGCCTGA
- a CDS encoding tol-pal system YbgF family protein produces MRFVLIAALAISALSVTGCTRWSMNHHLNNAYSAYDRGNCEQVTLELSKVERASRARPYVWPEVSMLRGLCLERQKLFVDAAQTYQFIMASYPQSEYAYRARARLETLQSLGHYPLRSAAAVVRPTQF; encoded by the coding sequence ATGCGATTCGTGCTCATTGCCGCCCTTGCCATCAGTGCCCTCAGCGTCACGGGCTGCACCCGTTGGTCGATGAACCATCATTTGAATAACGCCTACAGCGCCTATGACCGTGGCAATTGCGAGCAAGTAACGCTCGAACTGTCCAAAGTCGAACGCGCCAGCCGCGCGCGGCCGTATGTGTGGCCGGAGGTGTCGATGTTGCGCGGCTTGTGCCTGGAACGGCAGAAACTGTTTGTCGATGCGGCGCAAACCTACCAGTTCATCATGGCCTCGTACCCGCAAAGTGAATACGCCTACCGCGCCCGCGCCCGCCTGGAAACCTTGCAGTCGCTGGGCCACTACCCGCTGCGCAGTGCGGCTGCGGTCGTGCGCCCGACGCAGTTCTGA
- the pyk gene encoding pyruvate kinase gives MSVRRTKIVATLGPASNSPEVLEQLILAGLDVARLNFSHGTPDEHKARAKLVRDLAAKHGRFVALLGDLQGPKIRIAKFANKKIELKIGDQFTFSTSHPLTEGTQTVVGIDYPDLVKDCGVGDELLLDDGRVVMRVDTANATELNCTVLIGGPLSDHKGINRRGGGLTAPALTEKDKADIKLAAEMQVDYLAVSFPRDAADMEYARQLRDEAGGTAWLVAKIERAEAVADDETLDALINASDAVMVARGDLGVEIGDAELVGIQKKIILHARRHNKAVIVATQMMESMIQNPMPTRAEVSDVANAVLDYTDAVMLSAESAAGLYPLEAVQAMARICIGAEKHPTSKTSSHRIGKVFESCDQSIALAAMYTANHFPGVKAIIALTESGYTPLIMSRIRSSIPIYAFSPHRETQARAAMFRGVYTVPFDPASLPPEQVSQAAIDELLKRGVVEKGDWVILTKGDSYHTIGGTNGMKILHVGDPMV, from the coding sequence ATGTCCGTCCGTCGCACCAAAATCGTCGCTACCCTTGGCCCGGCCAGTAACTCGCCGGAAGTTCTCGAACAGCTGATTCTGGCTGGCCTGGACGTCGCCCGCCTGAACTTCTCCCACGGCACCCCCGACGAGCACAAGGCTCGCGCGAAGCTGGTGCGTGACCTCGCTGCCAAGCACGGCCGCTTCGTCGCCCTGCTGGGTGACCTGCAAGGCCCGAAAATCCGTATCGCCAAATTCGCCAACAAGAAGATCGAGCTGAAGATCGGTGATCAATTCACCTTCTCCACCAGCCATCCTCTGACCGAAGGCACCCAGACCGTCGTCGGCATCGACTACCCGGATCTGGTCAAGGACTGCGGCGTAGGCGACGAGCTGCTGCTCGACGACGGCCGCGTGGTCATGCGCGTTGATACCGCCAATGCCACCGAGCTGAACTGCACCGTGCTGATCGGCGGCCCGCTGTCGGACCACAAAGGCATCAACCGTCGCGGTGGCGGCCTGACCGCACCGGCCCTGACTGAAAAAGACAAGGCCGACATCAAGCTCGCTGCCGAGATGCAAGTCGACTACCTCGCCGTGTCCTTCCCGCGAGACGCCGCCGACATGGAATACGCCCGTCAACTGCGCGACGAAGCCGGCGGTACTGCCTGGCTGGTGGCGAAGATCGAACGCGCCGAGGCCGTGGCCGATGACGAAACCCTCGACGCGCTGATCAATGCATCCGACGCCGTCATGGTGGCTCGTGGTGACCTGGGTGTGGAAATCGGCGACGCCGAGCTGGTGGGCATTCAGAAGAAAATCATTCTGCACGCGCGCCGCCACAACAAGGCTGTGATCGTGGCGACCCAGATGATGGAGTCGATGATCCAGAACCCGATGCCAACCCGCGCCGAAGTGTCCGACGTGGCCAACGCCGTGCTCGACTACACCGACGCCGTGATGCTCTCGGCTGAAAGTGCTGCCGGTCTGTACCCGCTGGAAGCCGTGCAAGCCATGGCGCGCATCTGCATCGGCGCTGAAAAGCACCCGACCAGCAAGACCTCCAGCCACCGCATCGGCAAGGTCTTCGAAAGCTGCGACCAGAGCATCGCCCTGGCGGCCATGTACACCGCCAACCACTTCCCGGGCGTGAAGGCGATCATCGCGTTGACCGAAAGTGGCTACACGCCGTTGATCATGTCGCGTATCCGTTCCTCGATACCGATCTACGCGTTCTCCCCGCACCGCGAAACCCAGGCCCGTGCGGCCATGTTCCGCGGTGTCTACACCGTACCGTTCGACCCGGCATCGCTGCCGCCTGAGCAAGTCAGCCAGGCCGCGATCGACGAGTTGCTCAAGCGCGGTGTTGTGGAGAAAGGCGACTGGGTCATCCTGACCAAGGGCGACAGCTACCACACCATCGGCGGCACCAACGGGATGAAAATCCTCCACGTTGGCGACCCGATGGTCTGA
- a CDS encoding enoyl-CoA hydratase-related protein, with protein sequence MSDAIQFERERGLLILRLNRPDKKNALTRAMYSHLAEALKLADSDPEINAVLITGSTECFTAGNDIADFIQQPPSNLDSPVFQFMLTLLECRKPVIAAVAGAAVGIGTTMLLHCDLVYVSRDARLRMPFVNLGLCPEFGSSLLLPRLLGQAKAAELLLLGEGFSGEQAARWGIATEALDSGEAALAKAREMALRFESLPSEAVRISKQLMKAPDREQLRKAIEEESAQFTQRLRSPEAIAALTGFIKRH encoded by the coding sequence ATGAGCGATGCCATCCAATTTGAACGTGAGCGCGGCCTGCTGATCCTGCGCCTCAACCGCCCCGACAAGAAAAACGCCCTGACCCGCGCCATGTACAGCCACTTGGCCGAAGCGCTGAAACTGGCGGATTCCGACCCGGAAATCAACGCCGTGCTGATCACCGGTTCTACCGAGTGCTTCACCGCTGGCAACGACATCGCCGATTTCATCCAGCAACCACCGAGCAACCTCGACAGCCCGGTGTTTCAGTTCATGCTCACCCTGCTCGAATGCCGCAAACCGGTGATCGCTGCCGTGGCCGGCGCGGCGGTGGGCATTGGCACGACGATGCTGCTGCATTGCGATCTGGTGTATGTCAGTCGCGATGCGCGCCTTCGCATGCCGTTCGTTAATCTTGGGTTATGCCCGGAGTTCGGCTCCAGCCTGCTTCTGCCGCGGTTGCTCGGGCAGGCCAAAGCCGCCGAGTTGTTGCTGCTGGGCGAAGGTTTCAGTGGTGAACAAGCCGCGCGGTGGGGCATTGCAACCGAAGCCTTGGACAGTGGCGAAGCGGCGTTGGCCAAGGCACGGGAGATGGCGTTGCGTTTCGAGTCGCTGCCTTCGGAAGCGGTGCGTATCAGCAAGCAATTGATGAAAGCCCCGGACCGCGAACAACTGCGCAAGGCAATAGAAGAAGAGAGCGCACAGTTCACCCAACGGTTGCGCTCGCCGGAAGCGATTGCGGCGTTGACCGGGTTCATCAAACGCCATTGA
- a CDS encoding iron-sulfur-binding ferredoxin reductase → MPELRVGERQWSVAAGSNLLDALNQNGVSVPYSCRAGSCHACLVQCVQGLPSDSRPDALSADQRQQGWRLACQCQVVEDLQVHTFDPQQDGRPAEVAAVDWLSASVLRLRLTPQSPLRYSAGQHLVLWAGNVARPYSLASLPEEDRFLEFHLDCRQSGEFSDAARQLKIGDSIRLGELRGGALHYDLDWNTRPLWLMAAGTGLGPLFGILREALRQDHQGAIRVIHLAHDGEEHYLAKPLQAMAASHPNLSIELWTAAELPEALAQLRLVSRQTLALLCGAPDSVDAFARRLYLAGLPRNQLLADVFVLRG, encoded by the coding sequence ATGCCTGAGTTACGGGTCGGCGAACGCCAATGGTCGGTGGCGGCGGGCAGCAACCTGCTCGATGCGTTGAATCAGAACGGCGTGTCTGTGCCCTACAGCTGTCGCGCCGGCAGTTGCCATGCCTGTCTGGTGCAATGTGTCCAAGGGCTGCCGAGTGACAGCCGCCCCGACGCCCTGAGCGCAGACCAGCGTCAGCAAGGCTGGCGCCTGGCGTGTCAGTGTCAGGTGGTCGAGGACTTGCAGGTGCACACCTTCGATCCTCAGCAGGATGGCCGCCCGGCCGAGGTGGCGGCTGTCGATTGGCTGAGCGCCAGCGTGTTGCGTTTGCGCCTGACCCCTCAAAGCCCTTTGCGCTACAGCGCCGGGCAGCATCTGGTGTTGTGGGCGGGCAACGTGGCGCGCCCGTATTCATTGGCCAGCCTGCCGGAAGAAGACCGCTTTCTGGAGTTCCATCTCGATTGTCGCCAGTCGGGGGAATTCAGCGACGCGGCCCGCCAGCTGAAAATCGGCGATTCGATCCGCCTCGGCGAGTTGCGCGGTGGGGCCTTGCATTACGACCTGGACTGGAACACCCGACCGCTTTGGCTGATGGCCGCCGGCACGGGTTTGGGGCCGTTGTTCGGTATCTTGCGTGAAGCGCTACGGCAAGATCACCAAGGTGCCATTCGTGTCATTCACCTGGCCCATGATGGCGAGGAACATTACCTGGCCAAACCCCTGCAAGCCATGGCAGCCAGCCACCCGAACCTGAGCATTGAGCTGTGGACAGCGGCCGAGTTGCCAGAGGCTTTGGCGCAACTGCGGCTTGTCTCCCGGCAAACCCTGGCCTTACTCTGCGGGGCCCCTGACAGCGTCGACGCCTTTGCCCGGCGCTTGTACCTGGCGGGATTGCCGCGCAATCAACTGCTGGCGGATGTCTTTGTTCTCCGTGGTTGA
- a CDS encoding GGDEF domain-containing protein: MTHNAIQRLLLKRFALAAGTYALALLLLWLAFFTGHYDESLANVAIGSALVVISQAALFAVFYSGCNLRFSDPSLTEAQVLLGLGWQTWLIANLDEARGAFLVFYVLILLFGLFHLSRMAFLRCALLVFFSFSAITLWEGYHFQLPDPALAALQVCVLLIVLVWLELYARHVQTSRQRMRQRRFALQAHQDTLRGMMRQLEDLVATDELTGLFNRRHFLRLASRELKAMDAGVMHGLALIDLDHFKRINDVHGHAAGDQVLQAFAAVATACLRDGDVLARYGGEEFVVLLPDCNAERLTSCCERLRIAFTDVELIGLNVAHLSLSAGMTLLELGDDLDEALQRADQALYRAKRDGRNRCAAAWENVDA; the protein is encoded by the coding sequence TTGACCCATAACGCCATCCAACGCTTGTTGCTCAAACGCTTTGCCCTCGCAGCCGGCACCTACGCCCTGGCTTTGTTGCTGTTGTGGCTGGCGTTTTTCACCGGTCATTACGATGAATCCCTGGCCAACGTGGCCATCGGCAGTGCGCTGGTGGTCATCAGTCAGGCCGCGTTGTTTGCGGTGTTTTACAGTGGCTGCAACCTGCGTTTTTCCGACCCCAGCCTGACTGAAGCGCAAGTGTTGCTGGGGCTGGGTTGGCAAACCTGGCTGATCGCCAATCTGGATGAAGCACGCGGCGCGTTCCTGGTGTTCTACGTGCTGATTCTGCTGTTCGGGTTGTTCCATCTTTCGCGCATGGCCTTTTTGCGGTGCGCGCTGTTGGTGTTTTTCAGTTTCAGCGCGATCACGCTGTGGGAGGGCTACCACTTCCAGTTACCCGACCCGGCACTGGCCGCATTGCAGGTGTGCGTGTTGCTCATCGTGTTGGTCTGGCTGGAACTTTATGCCCGTCACGTCCAGACCTCCCGTCAACGCATGCGCCAGCGCCGATTCGCCTTGCAGGCGCATCAGGACACCCTGCGCGGGATGATGCGCCAGCTCGAAGACCTGGTGGCCACCGACGAACTGACCGGGCTGTTTAATCGCCGGCATTTCCTGCGCCTGGCCTCCCGTGAGCTGAAGGCCATGGACGCCGGTGTCATGCATGGCCTGGCGCTGATCGACCTCGACCATTTCAAACGGATCAACGATGTGCACGGCCATGCCGCCGGTGATCAGGTGCTGCAAGCTTTTGCCGCCGTGGCCACCGCCTGCTTGCGCGATGGCGATGTGCTGGCCCGTTACGGTGGCGAAGAATTCGTCGTGCTGTTGCCCGATTGCAACGCCGAGCGCTTGACCTCCTGTTGCGAGCGGCTGCGCATTGCGTTCACCGATGTAGAACTGATCGGACTCAACGTCGCCCATCTCAGCTTGTCGGCGGGCATGACATTGCTCGAACTGGGCGACGATCTCGATGAAGCCTTGCAGCGCGCCGACCAGGCGCTTTATCGCGCCAAGCGTGACGGCCGCAATCGTTGCGCGGCCGCGTGGGAGAACGTCGATGCCTGA